From the Hydrogenispora ethanolica genome, the window GTCTGCTCGACCGTCATGTCAATCCCGGACACACGCTTGAGGATATGTGGTTCTGCGCCGAGTTTCTCAAGGATTACGGCGATTTGCCCAAATACCTGCCACGTATTTTGGAACTGGCGCGCAATGCGTTCGATATCGGCTGGGATCAAGAGTACGGCGGGCTGCTGCGCTTTGTGGACAGAGAGGGAGGCAAGCCCCAGGGCGAGCCGGGCGACAGTGATTTTGAGCGCCTGATTCAGGATACCTGGGACATGAAACTCTGGTGGCCCCATTCTGAGACCTTGTACGTATTCCTGTACCTGTATGAGCTTTCCGGCGAACAGGATCTGCTGGACCGCTACAAAAAAGCCAGCGCGTACGTTTTCTCAACCTTTCCCAACCAGGAACTGGGGGAGTGGATCCAGATCCGCAAGCGAGACGGCGCTCCCGAGGAAAAACTGGTGGCGCTCCCGGTCAAGGATCCGTTCCACATTCTGCGTAATTTTATCAAAATCGTCGAACTGTACCAATAAAGATGACGCGCCGTTGCGTGCTGCAACACGCGGCGGCGCCCAAACAGGCTGAAACGGAGGCATTCTTCATGCAGCTTGGAACCGCCAAATTGGCTATCACACCGCAAACCCCGGTCCGGCTGTGCGGCTATGCGACCCGCACCGCTACCTTTGAGCAGGTGAAAGAGGACCTTTTTCTCCGTATCCAGCTCCACCGACATGAACGGGAAACCCTGCTGTTCATTTACGCCGACCTGTTGTGGTGGGGTTCGGATTTTGTCGCGGAAGCACGCCAAAAAATATCCGGCGCCTATGACATCGCTCCGGAACGTATCTTCTTCGTGGCCTCGCACAACCATTCCGGCCCGCCGACTTGCAATCTTTTCACCCCGTCGCTGGAAACCTACGATCATACTTACGCACGGTTCCTGCAAGAACGCGTGCTCGAAGGGGTGGCGCTTGCGGCCAAGGATATGGAACAGGTTGAGGCGCGCCGACACGACGGCAGCGCCGCGCTGAACGTTTTCCGCCGGGTGATGGAAGACGGAAAAATCCAGATGAGGCCCAACTATCAGGTCTCCACTGACCGCACACTCACCATCGCGGCGTTTCGGCGCCCGGACGGAAGCCTGAAGGCCGCCATGGTTCACTATCCCTGCCACGCCAACCTTTCCAACGAAAACGCCGTGCAGCCGGATTATCCCGGCGTGGCGCTGCGCCTGCTTGACGAGGCGTTCCCGGGCAGCGTATCTATTTTTTTGCAGGGATGTACGGCGGATCTCCGCCCCAACAGC encodes:
- a CDS encoding alkaline ceramidase; translation: MQLGTAKLAITPQTPVRLCGYATRTATFEQVKEDLFLRIQLHRHERETLLFIYADLLWWGSDFVAEARQKISGAYDIAPERIFFVASHNHSGPPTCNLFTPSLETYDHTYARFLQERVLEGVALAAKDMEQVEARRHDGSAALNVFRRVMEDGKIQMRPNYQVSTDRTLTIAAFRRPDGSLKAAMVHYPCHANLSNENAVQPDYPGVALRLLDEAFPGSVSIFLQGCTADLRPNSVLGQSFVPADYKKVLVFAGDFFQACSNLLARKADAIIPHLCAKRQLVELPLEGVLPLPELEQRARTREGVELEWARAVLAKNNRPSEQLELSWIDYGDRLRFYTFNAEVSQYYAAFARSADPHAVCIAYTNGMIGYLSTAEQIEQGGYEPVESALYFALAGTYKPEIEQIIHGAMRIAAAE